A window of the Candidatus Eisenbacteria bacterium genome harbors these coding sequences:
- a CDS encoding HAD family hydrolase, whose amino-acid sequence MIRWIFFDVGNVLMNDDQVMSYLYQELYKRILETKPSFSYAELLRRREHAIRRDGAGHWADLAEKYLGTAGKDDLIQRTTERMRDHYLEMHNVLPGMNDAVLVLSKKYQLGLIANQLKEVLPALDRAGWDGLFRVRAISELVGSKKPDLAIFRWALDRAGCRPEEAVMIGDRVDNDIAPAKRIGMRTIWLHFPHAEKGTSLQNKKDRMYLESQRRISIVSIPPKSEEDAPDAEADSAKGVLEAIQTFDRPDEPV is encoded by the coding sequence ATGATTCGCTGGATATTCTTTGATGTCGGCAATGTATTGATGAATGACGATCAGGTCATGTCGTATTTGTATCAGGAATTGTACAAGAGGATCCTCGAAACGAAACCAAGTTTCTCATATGCCGAATTGCTGCGCCGGCGCGAGCACGCCATTCGTCGCGATGGCGCCGGGCACTGGGCCGATTTGGCGGAAAAGTATCTTGGGACCGCGGGGAAAGATGATCTGATCCAGCGGACGACCGAGAGGATGAGAGACCATTATCTCGAAATGCATAATGTCCTGCCCGGTATGAACGATGCGGTACTCGTGCTTTCCAAAAAATATCAACTGGGCCTCATTGCCAATCAACTTAAGGAAGTCCTCCCCGCGCTGGACCGCGCCGGGTGGGACGGCCTCTTCCGCGTTCGAGCCATCAGTGAACTCGTCGGATCGAAAAAGCCCGACCTCGCCATCTTCCGATGGGCCCTTGATCGGGCCGGCTGTCGGCCGGAAGAGGCCGTGATGATAGGGGATCGTGTGGACAATGACATTGCACCCGCCAAAAGAATCGGAATGCGGACGATCTGGCTCCACTTCCCCCATGCTGAAAAGGGAACCTCATTGCAAAACAAGAAGGATAGGATGTATTTGGAGAGCCAAAGGAGAATTTCTATCGTTTCGATCCCCCCAAAATCCGAAGAAGATGCGCCGGACGCGGAAGCCGACTCAGCCAAGGGGGTGCTGGAAGCGATTCAAACCTTCGACCGGCCTGACGAACCTGTTTAG
- a CDS encoding cupin domain-containing protein: MNRETNEKEKEMARVGNRIRPGRFTLGSWSTLKAEDAQNELSQRVIATQRLVVTRCHYRPHAHFPQHSHLQEQITIVERGRLEFVIDDRTIPVNQGEMISVCPRVPHETHVPAGEEVVALNIFLNLSAPCHAPFPGQS, encoded by the coding sequence ATGAATCGTGAGACGAATGAAAAGGAGAAGGAGATGGCGAGGGTAGGAAATCGGATTCGTCCGGGGCGTTTTACACTGGGTTCTTGGTCTACGCTCAAAGCGGAGGACGCGCAGAATGAGCTGTCCCAAAGGGTGATTGCCACGCAGCGTCTGGTCGTGACCCGCTGCCACTACCGGCCCCACGCCCATTTCCCCCAGCACTCGCATCTCCAGGAACAGATTACAATTGTTGAGCGCGGACGTTTGGAATTCGTCATCGATGATCGGACGATCCCGGTGAATCAGGGTGAGATGATATCCGTTTGCCCGCGTGTTCCCCATGAAACGCATGTCCCCGCCGGAGAGGAAGTCGTGGCTCTTAATATTTTCCTTAATCTCTCGGCGCCATGCCACGCCCCCTTTCCCGGGCAATCCTGA
- a CDS encoding fibronectin type III domain-containing protein: MRSSFIRVLGFLLILSGGCSLNPERNPQPEPENNPPVISSITITPSRIHRGEQGNLVGVASDEDFDFLLYRWSASYGIFPFRRDIPIVTYRAPDNVSADTVSFFVSDIRDSTVRVQVIRLVNIAPPQNLKASAGTRFVEVTWDPSIDNRLYDFLGYEIYVSERSFNSMPQEDWEAFKIPTDPITDNKYVVRNLEQGTIYYFQVRSLRATGERSYFNGEKDTSPLPQGLGSILREINYPQPYAQGFDFSEGVMRTFRPDDPSIRDGIDLYIGTADPEDGPGPLMFKSPERLAYRHPDWAGRRVQLKPIGDNWFVSETDSSDFVTAVPLTSRSVVAILLPEGHFAKFQVTDSLDTAYPYRQIQYRWAFQTITGYPRF, encoded by the coding sequence ATGCGATCCTCATTCATACGGGTTCTGGGATTCCTCCTCATTCTTTCCGGAGGGTGCAGTCTAAATCCGGAAAGGAATCCCCAGCCTGAACCGGAGAACAATCCCCCGGTGATCAGTTCCATTACCATTACCCCTTCCCGCATTCATCGAGGCGAGCAGGGCAATCTTGTGGGGGTGGCGAGTGATGAGGATTTCGATTTTCTTCTTTACCGCTGGTCGGCCAGCTACGGAATATTCCCCTTTAGACGGGATATCCCGATTGTGACCTATCGGGCTCCCGATAATGTGTCAGCCGATACCGTCTCGTTTTTTGTGTCCGATATCAGAGACTCGACTGTGAGGGTGCAGGTCATCCGTCTGGTCAATATCGCCCCACCCCAAAATCTCAAGGCGAGCGCCGGCACTCGTTTTGTTGAAGTGACGTGGGATCCCAGTATCGACAATCGTCTCTATGATTTTCTGGGGTATGAGATCTATGTTTCGGAAAGATCTTTTAACTCCATGCCCCAGGAGGACTGGGAGGCGTTCAAGATCCCGACCGATCCAATAACCGACAACAAGTATGTGGTGAGAAATCTAGAGCAGGGAACGATCTATTACTTCCAGGTGCGGTCCCTTCGCGCAACGGGAGAACGCTCTTATTTCAACGGGGAGAAGGATACATCCCCGCTTCCTCAGGGGTTGGGAAGTATCCTTCGTGAAATCAACTACCCGCAACCATATGCCCAGGGATTCGATTTTTCCGAGGGTGTGATGCGGACCTTTCGGCCGGATGATCCATCCATAAGAGACGGGATCGATCTTTATATCGGCACCGCCGATCCGGAGGATGGGCCGGGACCGCTCATGTTCAAAAGCCCCGAACGTCTCGCCTACCGCCACCCCGATTGGGCCGGCCGGCGGGTCCAATTGAAACCGATAGGAGACAATTGGTTTGTTTCGGAAACCGATTCCAGCGACTTTGTGACCGCCGTTCCTCTTACAAGCAGGAGCGTCGTCGCGATCCTTCTGCCCGAAGGTCATTTCGCGAAATTCCAGGTCACCGATTCTCTGGATACGGCCTACCCCTACCGCCAAATTCAGTACCGGTGGGCCTTCCAAACGATCACCGGCTATCCGAGATTTTGA